From Myxococcus virescens:
GGGGCCTTCGTCGATGGAGGACTCGCGGACGTCCAGGCGCCAGCGGACAGGCAGTGTCTTCACGTGCCGGTCATGATTGCCCCGCACCAGGACGCATTCCACCCAGGCGTGGGACTCCCGCCACTCCGCCAGCCGCTCCACCACGGCGGGGGTGAGGCCCTGGCGTGAATGGATGAGGTCACCCAGCAGGAGCAGGCGGCGGGCGCCGGTGGTGGTGAGCGCCGCGGACAGGCGGGCCAGGTCGTCCTCCAGCACGCCCGTGGGCAGGGGGATGCCGTGCTGCTGGAAGCTCTCCGTCTTGCCCCAGTGCAGGTCCGCCACGGCCAGGGTGCCAGTGTCGGGCCAGTACAGGGCGCGCTCCGGGAGCAGCTCCAGCAGGGTGCCCTCTACGCGGACCTGGCATCTTCGCGAGTCCATCGCTCCTTCAATCGCTCCACCCGCTCCAGCAGGGACTCGCTCGACAGGCTCGCGCTGATGCGCTCGACGACGAGCGGGAAGCCCAGGGGCGTGGGCCGGCGGACATGGATGAGCTCCAGGGGCGCGGCTTGAAGCCGCTCCAGGGTCCGCTCCAGGCGCCCCTCCTCGAATTGTTGCTCCAGCACCTCCCGGCGGGCCTGGACGAGCAGGAGGTTGTCCGGGTCGTATTTGATGAAGACGTCGTGCAGCAGCGACGCGCTGGCCTGGACCTGCCGCGAGGACTTGCGCGCGCCGGGCAGGCCCGGCAGCACCAGCCCGGCGATGCGGGCGATGTCGCGGAACTGGCGCTTTGACAGCTCGCCGACGTTGACGCTCTCCAGGACGTCCGCCTCCAGGCGCTCGCGGGTGAAGAGCGCGGGGTGCAGCGCCTCCTCGAAGGGGAAGGGCGTGGGCGTGAGCAACTCCAAACCGTAGTCATTCACCGACAGGCTGAAGGTGGCCTTGCGCAGGCGCGTCAGCCGCAGTGCCAGCAGCGCCGCCAGTCCTTCGTGCACCAACCGTCCTTCAAAGGGATAGAGGAAGAGATGGTGCCCGTCGCGCGTCTGGCACGTCTCCGCCAGCAGGATGTCCGCCGCGGGGATGCGGGACAGGCGGGCCTGCGCGTCCAGCACGGGCCAGGCGGCGGCCAGTT
This genomic window contains:
- the pdeM gene encoding ligase-associated DNA damage response endonuclease PdeM; the protein is MDSRRCQVRVEGTLLELLPERALYWPDTGTLAVADLHWGKTESFQQHGIPLPTGVLEDDLARLSAALTTTGARRLLLLGDLIHSRQGLTPAVVERLAEWRESHAWVECVLVRGNHDRHVKTLPVRWRLDVRESSIDEGPFHFAHHPEPVSGRYVWAGHLHPMVRLGGRSDTLRLPCFQVGRGVGVLPAFSAFTGGINVSRRAGDRIFAVAGPAVVEV